The Euphorbia lathyris chromosome 2, ddEupLath1.1, whole genome shotgun sequence genome includes a window with the following:
- the LOC136220004 gene encoding mediator of RNA polymerase II transcription subunit 20a-like isoform X2, with product MVREQNLSAEFPRDFLGISLPEQPNKYYFMIRGQRLVVEADSSIQAIMEKLQSYKSRVALLFEGFQYQLGDFQLRVGKVVPNHSENLRGIVMEVEYLPISSIEKARQIMEEFVDIWQETVSKRSLPGHFMHIEPSFSEYGLLDHYTAQHTALQYATVVAQLIVTQQATRN from the exons ATGGTTCGAG AACAGAACCTTTCAGCGGAATTCCCGCGGGATTTCCTGGGGATTTCTCTACCAGAGCAGCCAAACAAGTATTATTTCATGATCCGAGGTCAAAGGCTCGTAGTCGAGGCGGATTCGTCAATTCAAGCCATAATGGAGAAACTTCAGTCTTATAAATCGAGGGTTGCACTTCTCTTTGAG GGATTTCAATATCAACTTGGGGATTTTCAGTTGAGAGTGGGGAAAGTGGTTCCAAATCATTCCGAGAACTTGAGAGGAATTGTCATGGAG GTGGAGTATCTCCCAATTTCTTCGATAGAGAAAGCCAGGCAAATCATGGAAGAATTTGTTGATATATGGCAAGAGACAGTCTCAAAAAGATCGTTGCCTGGCCATTTTATGCATATAGAACCCAGTTTTTCCGAGTACGGTCTCTTGGATCACTATACTGCTCAACATACAGCTCTGCAGTATGCTACTGTTGTGGCTCAACTGATTGTCACACAGCAAGCAACAAGAAATTAG
- the LOC136220004 gene encoding mediator of RNA polymerase II transcription subunit 20a-like isoform X3 — protein MIRGQRLVVEADSSIQAIMEKLQSYKSRVALLFEGFQYQLGDFQLRVGKVVPNHSENLRGIVMEVEYLPISSIEKARQIMEEFVDIWQETVSKRSLPGHFMHIEPSFSEYGLLDHYTAQHTALQYATVVAQLIVTQQATRN, from the exons ATGATCCGAGGTCAAAGGCTCGTAGTCGAGGCGGATTCGTCAATTCAAGCCATAATGGAGAAACTTCAGTCTTATAAATCGAGGGTTGCACTTCTCTTTGAG GGATTTCAATATCAACTTGGGGATTTTCAGTTGAGAGTGGGGAAAGTGGTTCCAAATCATTCCGAGAACTTGAGAGGAATTGTCATGGAG GTGGAGTATCTCCCAATTTCTTCGATAGAGAAAGCCAGGCAAATCATGGAAGAATTTGTTGATATATGGCAAGAGACAGTCTCAAAAAGATCGTTGCCTGGCCATTTTATGCATATAGAACCCAGTTTTTCCGAGTACGGTCTCTTGGATCACTATACTGCTCAACATACAGCTCTGCAGTATGCTACTGTTGTGGCTCAACTGATTGTCACACAGCAAGCAACAAGAAATTAG
- the LOC136220004 gene encoding mediator of RNA polymerase II transcription subunit 20a-like isoform X1, producing MPLKWVLHWQPNAGTTVNTQILNEVSQCVESISGVKEGRWKATLTSYKPMVREQNLSAEFPRDFLGISLPEQPNKYYFMIRGQRLVVEADSSIQAIMEKLQSYKSRVALLFEGFQYQLGDFQLRVGKVVPNHSENLRGIVMEVEYLPISSIEKARQIMEEFVDIWQETVSKRSLPGHFMHIEPSFSEYGLLDHYTAQHTALQYATVVAQLIVTQQATRN from the exons ATGCCACTGAAATG GGTTTTACATTGGCAACCGAATGCAGGAACAACTGTGAACACCCAAATCCTAAATGAAGTATCGCAGTGCGTCGAGAGCATCAGTGGAGTTAAAGAAGGGAGATGGAAAGCTACTCTAACCTCTTATAAGCCCATGGTTCGAG AACAGAACCTTTCAGCGGAATTCCCGCGGGATTTCCTGGGGATTTCTCTACCAGAGCAGCCAAACAAGTATTATTTCATGATCCGAGGTCAAAGGCTCGTAGTCGAGGCGGATTCGTCAATTCAAGCCATAATGGAGAAACTTCAGTCTTATAAATCGAGGGTTGCACTTCTCTTTGAG GGATTTCAATATCAACTTGGGGATTTTCAGTTGAGAGTGGGGAAAGTGGTTCCAAATCATTCCGAGAACTTGAGAGGAATTGTCATGGAG GTGGAGTATCTCCCAATTTCTTCGATAGAGAAAGCCAGGCAAATCATGGAAGAATTTGTTGATATATGGCAAGAGACAGTCTCAAAAAGATCGTTGCCTGGCCATTTTATGCATATAGAACCCAGTTTTTCCGAGTACGGTCTCTTGGATCACTATACTGCTCAACATACAGCTCTGCAGTATGCTACTGTTGTGGCTCAACTGATTGTCACACAGCAAGCAACAAGAAATTAG